In Calditrichota bacterium, one DNA window encodes the following:
- a CDS encoding T9SS type A sorting domain-containing protein — MIKNKRWILIIVLAAVIFLFLHFGLAQVKFIINYFMFADVVDVGGAPSQSTNYSLVDAIGQPGGIGQSASTNYVEASGFLYGDPAPTTTPVLHVSTTTLDFGTSATSLTFDISNTGTGSLTWTVTETPDKAWLTSIIPNSGTGNATVTVTVDRSLLTGSSDTGSLSVASNGGNATIVVSISKLPTADVTISAPNFTGSPGSTIDVPVSITDVTGKNVLAISFTIETATSVLTPTNINKTGTMMETWGSPIFSINGGQILISAADVSPLSGSGTLVYIEYTVNPAASIGSTTNFHFLSALLNEGTPSVATLDGLFTVSGGYDVSGTILYHQSAAPVNNATVTIDGSSTTTASDGTFSFSAVAGGDKTLTPSKSGDLKTSVSAFDASKILRYSVGLETLSPYQMIAADVSGNGSVSAFDASYVLQYTVGLITSFPVGADWKFVPNSFAINSSNWSSAPNNIQYSPLNSNQTNQDFTGIVYGDVSGNWSAAKLAKAVSGEAQVAFGEVAFLSPKEFLLPIKVRVNGNMFSAQGKLQFDDRVLQLKEFFPANGVKDFAITHQVNNGNIDFALAGAHPVKDENELVYFKFAAKVDNGEIATNLNLANLIMNEGRIAVTIENETVSLNPTLPQKYGLKQNYPNPFNPSTMISFNLSRQANVKISVFDVSGKEVRVLVNEKTQPGYHHIEWDGRNNFGEKVASGVYFYRMQINEANGKTAPFSDVKKMILMK, encoded by the coding sequence ATGATCAAAAACAAAAGATGGATATTGATTATTGTGCTGGCGGCAGTGATATTTTTGTTTTTGCACTTCGGTCTGGCGCAAGTCAAATTCATCATAAATTATTTTATGTTCGCCGATGTGGTTGACGTCGGAGGAGCCCCCTCTCAATCCACCAACTATTCCCTTGTCGACGCCATCGGGCAACCGGGAGGAATCGGACAATCGGCCAGCACAAATTATGTGGAAGCATCCGGGTTTTTGTACGGCGATCCGGCGCCAACCACAACTCCGGTGCTCCACGTCAGTACGACTACGTTGGATTTTGGGACGTCCGCGACTTCTTTAACTTTCGACATTTCCAACACAGGCACAGGAAGCCTTACCTGGACCGTGACGGAAACTCCCGATAAAGCCTGGTTGACGTCAATTATCCCCAATAGCGGCACAGGAAATGCGACAGTCACCGTTACCGTCGATCGTTCTTTGTTAACAGGGAGCAGCGACACCGGTTCTCTTTCTGTGGCATCGAACGGCGGCAATGCCACGATAGTCGTTTCGATCAGCAAGTTACCGACTGCCGATGTGACGATTAGCGCGCCCAATTTTACCGGTTCTCCCGGAAGCACAATCGACGTTCCTGTTTCTATCACCGACGTCACCGGCAAAAATGTCCTTGCCATTTCTTTCACGATCGAGACAGCGACATCGGTCCTGACGCCGACGAACATTAACAAAACAGGCACAATGATGGAAACCTGGGGAAGCCCGATTTTTTCGATTAATGGCGGGCAAATACTGATCTCCGCAGCCGATGTTTCTCCATTGTCAGGGAGCGGCACGCTTGTTTATATTGAATATACGGTAAATCCGGCAGCTTCAATAGGCTCAACGACCAATTTTCATTTTTTGAGCGCATTACTAAACGAGGGAACGCCAAGCGTCGCGACGCTGGACGGACTGTTTACGGTTAGCGGCGGCTACGATGTCTCCGGGACAATTTTGTACCATCAAAGCGCAGCGCCGGTAAATAATGCGACCGTGACAATAGACGGTAGTTCAACGACAACGGCTTCGGATGGGACATTTTCCTTCTCGGCAGTTGCCGGCGGCGACAAAACGTTAACTCCTTCAAAAAGCGGAGATTTGAAAACCTCCGTTAGCGCTTTCGATGCCTCAAAGATTTTACGATATTCTGTCGGACTTGAAACTCTGTCGCCTTATCAAATGATTGCAGCAGATGTTTCCGGAAACGGTAGTGTCTCCGCATTTGACGCTTCTTATGTCTTGCAATACACCGTCGGACTGATCACTTCGTTTCCCGTAGGTGCAGATTGGAAATTCGTTCCCAATAGTTTTGCAATAAATTCTTCAAATTGGTCAAGCGCACCTAATAACATCCAATATTCTCCGTTGAATTCAAATCAAACGAATCAGGATTTTACCGGAATTGTTTACGGCGACGTTTCAGGAAACTGGAGCGCGGCGAAATTGGCAAAAGCTGTTTCGGGAGAAGCGCAAGTTGCCTTTGGAGAGGTGGCTTTTCTTTCGCCAAAAGAATTTCTGCTTCCGATTAAAGTTCGCGTTAACGGAAATATGTTTTCGGCTCAGGGAAAATTGCAATTCGATGACCGCGTCCTGCAATTGAAAGAGTTTTTTCCGGCGAACGGAGTGAAAGATTTTGCCATCACTCACCAAGTAAACAACGGCAATATCGATTTTGCTCTCGCCGGTGCTCATCCCGTAAAAGACGAAAACGAGCTCGTTTATTTTAAGTTCGCAGCAAAAGTTGACAATGGCGAAATAGCAACAAATCTCAATTTAGCGAATCTCATCATGAATGAAGGGCGCATCGCCGTCACGATTGAGAATGAAACCGTGTCTCTCAATCCGACATTACCACAAAAATATGGGCTCAAACAAAATTATCCCAATCCGTTCAATCCCTCTACCATGATTTCTTTCAATTTGTCTCGCCAGGCAAATGTCAAAATTTCTGTTTTCGACGTGAGCGGCAAAGAAGTCAGGGTTTTGGTAAATGAGAAAACGCAGCCCGGATATCATCATATCGAATGGGATGGGAGAAACAATTTCGGAGAGAAAGTCGCGTCCGGAGTTTACTTCTATCGCATGCAAATTAACGAAGCCAATGGGAAAACGGCGCCGTTCAGCGATGTAAAAAAAATGATCCTCATGAAGTAA